A window of Exiguobacterium sp. Helios genomic DNA:
CAAGGAAGACTATGATGCCTTTGCCGATAAATTAAAAGTTTTATTATCGGAATTGCTCGATGCAGCCGGCATCAAATACCATTCGATCGTCGCCCGGACGAAAGAGTCCGACAGTCTGTACCAAAAAGTGTTACGGCAACCGAATAAATACCAATCGCTTCGCGATGTCCACGATTTGACGGGGATTCGGATCGTGACGTATTTTCACGATGATGTCCGGGAAGCTGCCCGGATCATCGAAAATGAATTTTCAATTGACCGGGATCAATCCGTCGACAAATCCACTTTGCTCGACACGACCGAGTTCGGTTATCTGTCAGTTCACTTCGTCGCTGCGTTGAATGAACAGCGGCTCGCCCTCAGCGAATACGGTCGTTTTAAGGAACATACCGCTGAAATCCAGATTCGTTCGATTCTGCAGCACGCCTGGGCCGAAATCGAACACGATTTAGGATACAAAAATCCGAACAGCGTACCAGCTGAAGTCCGCCGCAGTTTCAGCCGTGTCGCCGGACTCCTTGAAATCGCCGATCAGGAATTCGTCAACATCAAAAAACAGTTAAAACAATTTGAAGACGAGACGGTCCAACAAATTTTATCGGATCCTCATAAGGTTCGGATCACGTCGGACAACTTAAACTATTTCATTGATCACTCCGCCGTCATCAACGATCTCGACAAACAACTGGTCACGTCCCAGATGATGCTTGATTCCGATCAACAGTTGATCAATGAATTAATCCGGATGTTCCATTACGTCGATATCCGCAATTACGGTGAATTGATCGAAGCCGTCTCCGTCCATAGTCCGCTCGCCTTGAAATGTGCCCAGGTCATGCCAAACCCGTTCCTGCCCCGCCAAGGGATCGGCATCGCCTATATCTGTATGGCCGTAACGATTGCCGGGAACGATCCGCACCGGATTGACTATTTCTTCCGCCGGTTCTACCCGGAACTCCGAAATGTCGAGGACATCATCAAACAGGTCCAACCTTTAACTAAACAGATGATTCAAGAGAAAAATATTGATTAAACTAAAATTTTTCACTATACTAAATCTCGGAAGAAGAAACTACGGAACAGAAAGAGTGAAACTATGGCAACTACATTAGAAGTGGCAAACCGCGATCAGTTGATCGTCGATACAGAAAAAGGCTTACGCATGAACTACCGCGCCATCAAAAAAGATGTCCGGAGTATGTTCACGACTTACTTGACGCGAAACGAATTTTTTATCCTGAAGTCGCTTTGCACAAGCAGTCCTCAAATCGCATCGGCTTTATCCAACGAATTTCAGTTTTCAGCGAGTATGATTACGGCACTGGCCGATGAGTTGACGAAAAAAGGTTTGATTTCACGCGAGCGGAGCGAACTGGATCGTCGTGTCGTTGAACTCCGGGCAACAGAAGAAGGCATCGAATTATACGGGAAGCTCGAAGCGATGAAGATGGAATACCTGTCTGACGTCTT
This region includes:
- a CDS encoding MarR family winged helix-turn-helix transcriptional regulator; translation: MATTLEVANRDQLIVDTEKGLRMNYRAIKKDVRSMFTTYLTRNEFFILKSLCTSSPQIASALSNEFQFSASMITALADELTKKGLISRERSELDRRVVELRATEEGIELYGKLEAMKMEYLSDVFADFSDAELDTFRTLLTKLEQQN
- a CDS encoding GTP pyrophosphokinase family protein, encoding MQSQDLNTMMLEYVNDKEDYDAFADKLKVLLSELLDAAGIKYHSIVARTKESDSLYQKVLRQPNKYQSLRDVHDLTGIRIVTYFHDDVREAARIIENEFSIDRDQSVDKSTLLDTTEFGYLSVHFVAALNEQRLALSEYGRFKEHTAEIQIRSILQHAWAEIEHDLGYKNPNSVPAEVRRSFSRVAGLLEIADQEFVNIKKQLKQFEDETVQQILSDPHKVRITSDNLNYFIDHSAVINDLDKQLVTSQMMLDSDQQLINELIRMFHYVDIRNYGELIEAVSVHSPLALKCAQVMPNPFLPRQGIGIAYICMAVTIAGNDPHRIDYFFRRFYPELRNVEDIIKQVQPLTKQMIQEKNID